The genomic segment TGGTGGCGCCGAGGTCCGGACCGCCGTGCAGGTCGAGGCCGACGTCACCGTCTCGGCCGGCGACCTGCTGCACGCGATCGCCGACGACGGCGAACTGCCGCTGCCCCGCCCGCTGGCCGGGGCGACCGCCTGGACCGGGTTCCTGCCGCCGCGCTCCGGCTGGCGCACGGTCGGCGAGTTGCCGGTCGCGGAGGTGGAGACCGCAGCGCTCGGCGGCATCGCCGAGTTCAAGGCGCGCGCCGAGGCGATCCCGGACCGGGAGCGGACGCGCGCGGAGGTGGACCGGATCGCCGCGGAGATCTGGGACCGTCCCCTGTCGTTCGGGCTGCCGGTGCGGGCTGCGCACGCCGCGCGCGCCATGGCGTTCCTCGGGCAGGCGCAGTCCGCGTCGGCCGCGGTGCGCTCGGCGGGCCGGTGGCTGCGGCTGGACGCGCCGTTCGGGACGATAGTGCTGCGGACCGGGTCCGGTCTGCTCAGCTGAGAGCCCCGGCTCAGCCCTGCCGCGTGAACCGCAGCTTCACGCTGATCTCGCCCTTGGCGGCCATCATGCCGAGCTGGTTCCAGGTCATCCCGAAGTCCGCGCGGGTGTAGGGGATCGTCGCGCTCAGCGTGACGGTGTCGGCGCGCCGGTCGGCGTGCGCGATGAACGTCAGGGGCTTGACGATGTCGCGCACCTTCAGCGTGCCCTGGACCTGCGCCTCGTTGCTGTCCGCGCTGACCGGGCCTATCCGGTCCACCACGAACTGGAACGTCGGGTGCCGCTCGACGTCGAAGAAGTCGCCCGAGCGCAGGTGGGTGTCGCGCTTGGCCAGGCGGGTGTCGAGCGAGGCGGACTCGACGGTGACGACGCCCTCGCCGGTGCCGTCCTCGGCCAGCACCCCCTCGCCGTGCACGGTCTTGAAGACGCCGCGGACCGTGGCCAGGCCCCAGAAGGTCTTGTTCCTGACGGCCACCTCGTGGCCGGAGGGATCGAGGGTCCACTTCTCGCTCATGACGGGCTCCCTGAAAGGTCGTGATGGCCGAGCTGATAGGTAGCACGCTATCTTCTCGCCAGTAATTATCTAACTGGCGAGATAGTAGCTCGGTGACCTATCCTGGTCAACGTGAACGGGACGGATGGGTGCAGCGGGGGAGAAGGGACCTGCCCCTCGATGGCGGACCTGGCGCTGTTGCAGCAGTGGAACCAGCTCCAGGGGGCGTTCCGGCGGCTGAACGGGCGCCTGCTCGACGACGTCGAGGCCAGGACCGGCGTGGCGCCCTCGGCCTTCCAGGCGCTGTGGTACCTGGCGAGCAGCCCGGAGTACACCGCGAAGATGAGCCAGCTCTCGGCGGTCCTCGGCTTCTCGACGGCCGGCACCACCAAGGTCGCCGACCGCCTCGCCGAGGCCGCCATGATCGACCGCGGCCCCTCGGCTGCCGACCGCCGGGTGATCCTGGTGACGCTGACCGAGCACGGGCTGCGGGTCGCGAGCGAGGCGATCCAGACCTTCCTCGGGGCACTGCGTGAGCGCGCGCTGGAGCCGATGGGGGAGGAAGGGTTCGCGGCCCTGGTGAAGTCGGTGGTCGGGCTGGATCCCGGCGGCGGCGGGGAGTGCTGAGCGCGGGGTGCGCGGTCGGTCAGACCGTGACGCCCTGGTCGTGCAGCCAGTGCAACGGGTCCACCAGCGTGCCGTCGGCGGACGTCACCTCGAAGTGAAGGTGCGGACCGGTGGAGTTGCCGGTGGAGCCGAGCCGCCCGACGGTCTGCCCGACCGCGATGTGGCCGCGCGAGACCTCGATCCGCGACATGTGGTTGTACGCGGTGGAGGTGCCGTCGGCGTGCTTCACGACGACGCGCAGTCCGTAGGGCCCGGACCAGCCGGCGGAGACGACCGTTCCGTCGGCGGCCGCCTTGATCGGGGTGCCGTAGGGCGCGGCGAGGTCGAGGCCGGTGTGCTTGCCGCTGCTCCAGTTCGTCCCGCTCGCACCGAAGGTGGCCGTCACGCGCGCGCCGGGGAGCGGTGAGACGTGGGTGGGCTGCGGTGCCGGGGCCGGTGCCGGGGCCGCGGCGGGGGCCGGTGCCGGGGCCGAGGCCGGAGCAGGCGCAGCCTCAGGAGCCACAGCCTCAGGAGCCACAGCCGGTATGGCGGCGGCCACAGCTTCCTGCGCCTTGGCGATCGGGATACCGGGATGTGCCCCGGCGGCCGGGGTCGCGACGGCGACCAGCATCAGGGAAAGGCCGGCGCCGACCGCGATGAACAGCGAACGGCGATGGTCGGGCTTGCGGAGGCGTGCGGAAGGCATCCGTCAAACGTAGACAAATAGGGCACTCTGGAGAGTGACATGTATGTCACGTGCTGCTATTCGCACTGGCCAAGCGTTACCTCGAGCGAGCCGCGTGTGAGCGAGCTCGCCCTTACCCCGCGGCCCGAGCCTTCCGCTGTCGCTTCGCCAGCGGCATCAGCGCCATGTCCTCCGCGCTGACCTTCAGCCCCTTGTACCCGTAGCCGTGCTCCGTGAGCCACTGCTCCGCCTTGGCCTGCGCGATCTCGCCGGCGGCGACGATGTCCTCCTCGCGCTCGCCGTGCTCCAGGTACCGGAACGTGAAGAACGGCCGCATCTTCAGGTCGTACGTGAGCTGCCCCTCCGGCGTGAACGCCGCGTTCAGCACATCGTGCTCCGCCGCCTCGGCGAGCAGCGCGGCACGCTGGTCGTCGGTCAGGGCGTCGAAAGAGCCGCGGACCATGACCCGGAAGGTGCGTTCGTCCATGGCGCCGACCCTAAACCGCCGCGGCCGGCGCCACGAGTGGATTTCTGCTCTGCTGGATTTCTACTCTGCGTTGACCATGCTGTGCGCGGCGCGCACAAGGTAGTCCCACAGTTCCGCGGCGTACAGCGGCGGCAGTTCGAGCTCGTCCACCG from the Catenulispora sp. MAP5-51 genome contains:
- a CDS encoding MarR family winged helix-turn-helix transcriptional regulator, producing MNGTDGCSGGEGTCPSMADLALLQQWNQLQGAFRRLNGRLLDDVEARTGVAPSAFQALWYLASSPEYTAKMSQLSAVLGFSTAGTTKVADRLAEAAMIDRGPSAADRRVILVTLTEHGLRVASEAIQTFLGALRERALEPMGEEGFAALVKSVVGLDPGGGGEC
- a CDS encoding DUF6204 family protein — protein: MDERTFRVMVRGSFDALTDDQRAALLAEAAEHDVLNAAFTPEGQLTYDLKMRPFFTFRYLEHGEREEDIVAAGEIAQAKAEQWLTEHGYGYKGLKVSAEDMALMPLAKRQRKARAAG
- a CDS encoding M23 family metallopeptidase, with translation MPSARLRKPDHRRSLFIAVGAGLSLMLVAVATPAAGAHPGIPIAKAQEAVAAAIPAVAPEAVAPEAAPAPASAPAPAPAAAPAPAPAPQPTHVSPLPGARVTATFGASGTNWSSGKHTGLDLAAPYGTPIKAAADGTVVSAGWSGPYGLRVVVKHADGTSTAYNHMSRIEVSRGHIAVGQTVGRLGSTGNSTGPHLHFEVTSADGTLVDPLHWLHDQGVTV
- a CDS encoding YceI family protein — its product is MSEKWTLDPSGHEVAVRNKTFWGLATVRGVFKTVHGEGVLAEDGTGEGVVTVESASLDTRLAKRDTHLRSGDFFDVERHPTFQFVVDRIGPVSADSNEAQVQGTLKVRDIVKPLTFIAHADRRADTVTLSATIPYTRADFGMTWNQLGMMAAKGEISVKLRFTRQG